Part of the Triticum urartu cultivar G1812 chromosome 2, Tu2.1, whole genome shotgun sequence genome, TCAGCCTAGCATCGGCATTCCTTTGCTGAACAACCAATCAATTAGCAACGGATTCCCGATATAGATCGAACTCCACCCCACTGACACAGCAAAGATTAAAACCGCACGCTACTCTTTCCCCGCTCGACCGCATCGAAATCACTGCAACCAAGCCATCACCCCAGAAACCACGAGATCCGCAGTGGGGAACGAGAGGTAAGCGAGAGAGAGAGCCAATCCAGCGGACAAACACAGATCGAGGAACCGAAGGCGCGGGACTAGTCTATCTGCTCTCTCACTTCCCGCGAGCGCTGCGTCCGTCAGTAAATCGTAGTTCAGATAAGGGGCGAGACCAAACCGCGGGGAGGGGGTGGGGAAGCTCACCTTGCGTGATCCGCGGAGGTGCGCGCGGTGCCGGCGACGCCCCGGCGAGCTCCGCTCCGGGCGGTGGGCGAGGAGCGCGGTTGGTGGAGCGAGGTGGGCGGCCTGGGGGAGGAGGGGAAAGGCGACGGGCGACGGACGGACGGGGCGCGCCGCGTCCGGTCAACTACGCGGGCTGGGTGCCTGGGTGAGGCCCACTTCCAGTGGGTGGGTGGTTGGTTATGGCCAGATTAGCCGCGCCGCCGGGTGGGTCCCTCTTATGCAAGGGGAAAAGAGGATTTCCCGCGAATTGGATATGCTTGAGTTGTCACTGCCAACATGGGTAAAGCAAAAGCATATCCCTAAAAAAAAGCATGTCCATTGCCTCCAATTCCAGCCGTTGGATCTGAGATGAGTGAACCAGAATtgagcccccccccccaaccgCACACGACTGCCTACGATGTTGCCATTTGCCCTCTTCCCGCCTCGTCATGGCGCACTGGTTTACAATTTCTCGCCTCCTAGGTCTTTGGCACCTATGCAGACACACGAACGAAATAGTCTTTAGGGGTAGTCTCTGTGACTCTCACTCATCTGCAGGGCCTGCAAGACGATGCCGTCCTCTACCCTGTGCGCCTACCAACCGATCATCGGGATGATGTCGAAGCCTAGCTCTCGTTTGTGTGAGTGGGTTGTAATGTGCTCGTGAGCTTAGGTTTTTCTCATCTCGCTTGTGTTTGCCATGTACGTAAAACCTTTCCCACCTTTTCTCTTGGCCTTTTTTAATGGAATTTCAGCTTGAAAACCTCTCTTCCAAGTGAATTTTTGAAGAAAAAAGGCGATGCATTGACTACAATGATTAGTCGTCACAAAATACATTGAATTTGACCTTGTCTGGAGTTTCGTATAGTTACATACCTCTGAGAGTTTTACATATGTGATTAATGTGGCACAGGAAAGACCATTGTAACTTTTATAAGTTATTATATACTTAAATTTTGAATAGGAACTAGCATGGAGGTAACATAAAACATAAAATCTCTAATCACCCATGTAGAATCTCATCCAATCTAAGCTAGACTTGGCCAATCCGCACCCTAAACTTCCACGAACACACCCGCGGACGCAACCACATACAATCCCGGACGGCCCCTCGTACTGGATGTCAGACAGGCGCACTTTCTCAAATTAATGCATGTCCATGCACGTCCATGATACACGTGAATATCACACGTAAATAACAACCGTTGGTGGCAAAAATACATAGTTCGAACATTAAAAAAAGTGCATAATTCATTGGCTTTTGTTGTGGGTCCACATATGCTCTACAACATCATTGAATTGTTATGTGTGCATGTGATGATCTCAAAGATTCTGATGCATTTGTAGAAAATTAGTAAGCTCACATTCGTCTTGTTGTTCCGGGTTGTTGACTTGTTTCCCGGGTTTGCCAAAATCATGGGTTCGACCTACCCCTTCACCTCATCCTCGTCAATCATATTCTGGAATTCTCCAGAGATGACACAACATGTCATTAGCTGCCATAAAGTCTCTAATTCCCATATTATTGCAGCTCCACGAACAAATCCCCTATGAGCTTGGAGTACCCCGAATGCCCTCTCCACACCCTTCCTAACTGCTTCTTGCATTGTTGCAAAGTGGATTTGCTTGTTTCCGCAGGGATCAGATATGGTCTTCACAAATGTCGCCACATTGAGAATAGATACCATCGGCAAGGTAGTACCCCATGCCGTGGTCGCGGCTGTTGACATTGAAGCTGCACAACGACGTTTCTCCATTACAAAGTCTCTTAAACACGGGAGATCACTAAAGCACATTGATGTCGTTGTGAGAAAAAGACGTTCAAAAGAAAGCATGCAAAATCCACAAGTCATGTGATGCCACTTTTTTCAATATGATGGTGGCCTCTTTGGTGTGACCTTGATACATCCTGCACAAACCTTTGGGAAAATTCTTTCATTGTCAATGCATGCAATCAATTGAACCAAGCATAACTGAAAAACCTCTTGCCTCTTCAATAGCCAATAACCTTTTATGCATCttgcacatttggttctcttagACACTCTGCTCCAAACAACCTCCACCACAGCACGGGCAAACTTAACAATTGTCTTTAGGCATGTGCTCTCTCCCATTCGTACCATCTCACTAACGGCATCGGTGACGGTACTAAGTGCAGGCATGCTCATAATAGCCATGCATTTCTTCTTAGCAAATAACGACGGTTCTTTGCAACAATTCCCGATGAGCTTGATGTAGGGATAATGTGCCTCCACTCCTTCCACCACACTCAAGAACAAGAGTTTGCGCATACAGAGGCATCGACGAGACCATTCATCAAGAATGTTGGTTCGGGATTAAAGTAGTCCTCGTAGAGCAGCCGTGCTCCGAAGACCCTATCCCGGTTTAGAACTTTTCTACTGTTGATCGAACCCTTGAAGTTTAGAATGTGCTCCACCTCTCGGCCCATTTCCCGTTGGATGCTCATGATCATCAACATCTCTGTTTCTTCGTTCGAATCCTACGAATCGACGATCTCCATTTGAATTAATTCATCAAACTTTGTCGGTGCATAGTCCTCATTCGATGACCATCCGAATCCATCGTCTTGCCTACAAAacaatcacaaaaaaactggtcGAACAATGTGTCGAGCTCATTGAGGGCAAGATGCAGACTGAGAGGAGCCGAATGTACCATGGAGGTGTTCGGGCTAACTAGAGTGTCTGTGGCGGCGAGAGTATAGGGGAGAAGTGTTGTCACGCATGCTGATGGCGTTGATGGCTCGGTACGACAACGAAGATAAGGGAGGGCCGGCACGGACGAGGGGAAGAGAGTAGAGGAAAATGGCTGGTCCAACAAGTTGCAATTTACGGTGTGTCCTCCCTGTCGAGTCCGACGTGGCGAACGTGCCCGGGCTTCCCCATATCTGCCCCATTTTTTAGCTAGATATGAGGGATTCTGGTCAGCCCGGAGGTTTACCGACGCTATGTGGCGCCCATATGGTTCGTGTTTTCTTGACCGGTCGATGACCAGACTGTCCGTCCAGGCTTACAAGGGGTTTGGCGAGCCCGGTTGTAGATGGTCTAATATCACTAATTTACTTCAGCAGTCTCCATCGGCAACAAGTCGTTAATCCTCATTTGTCTATTTATCCTCTCCAGCCCGTTTGGACTACCGTCAGCCATAGCGCATGATCCGGATGTGATGTCTGCGTTGGATTGGCTCTGGCTCCTATCACTGCTTTGCAGAACACATCCACGTGACAATGTGTGCTTTGGTGGGAGTTGCTCTGACTAGACACACCCATGACCCACATCTTCATCTTGGACTGAAATATATAAGTTGCACCGTGTGGAGTTAAAAAATACACTTGCCCTTTTGCTGATTTTTTCTTTTTAAGAAAAAAAGGAACATCATGGGCACACGCTCGCCTTCAACTTGGCGTTGCAGACCATGCATGGGCACACGCGGACGCGATATCTTTCTCGCCGCAGAATCGTCACGTTCTACACGACCAGGCGAATATATCCAGGGCTCCCGTGCGCAAGGGACCAGCGGCCGCGCTCCCCGTGTGGGCGGCCGTGTGGCCCCGCGGACCGAAAACAACTAGGCGGCGGTAGGTGACGACCCGCGCCGGTCGGTGGCGGTGCCATGCCAGTGCGCCTCGACTGTTCGCAGCTGCAGTTCTATGCGGGGCCACGCCAGGCGGCCGGCGCGGCACCGCCCACCGTCCACCTGCCACAGCCGTGCAACCCGGAGCTCGTCGCCGTTGACAAAAACGCGCGGCTCGCGCGCCTCGTGGCACCGAGGACGGCGACGAGAGAGAGCGTGCCGCCAAAAAACGCCTTTTTCCATCTCAAGCTCAGCCGGCGGCGCCTCATTTATTCGGCCCGCGTGACGCTGCTACGGTGTGGCGTGATGTCGCTGGCGACCGTGCCGCGCCATCTTTGGCAATTGGCGACATGGCAACGATCCTCGTTATTACGTACGTACGTGAACGGGTCGCGCGAGGCCCAACTTCCTCCGGTCGCCACCCGCGACTTTCGCCGCCACGACAAGTCCTTGTTTATACTCCACCTCACTCCGTTTTCTCACCCCTTCTTGGAGTACAGACCGAACGCCTGCTACTATTCCGTTCCGCACTGACCGGGTTGACCTAACAACGCGGCTTGGCTTGGCTTGCTTCCCTTCCGTGCGTGGAGGGTGGCCCGAAGCAAAGATAAACAAAGAACATCCCGAAAACAAACGCAGATCTAAGATTTTGTGCCCAGATGCCAAATCCATCGGAACGACGCATAGTTTACTCCTGCTGCGACCATCAGGGTGTCTCGAACCTGCTCGGAAAACGACGGCCCGGCGCGCGCGCGCGCTCGCAGTGCGCATGGCAATGCCGGGGTGGGGGCCGCGGAGCCAGATTTCATCCGTTTCCTTCACTTTTCCTGGTGATGGTCTCCTCCCAGCGACAGTGAGCGGGCGGGCGCGCGCGTCAGCCGCTACGCCCGTCCCCGGCGCGACCAGTCACCAGCACGATCACCGCGGAAAAGGGGCCACACGCGGCTCCACGGTGGACGTCCAGAAGGGCCAGCCGGGGCGCGACCAGGACGACGCGGTGGCAGCGTGACTGGCGTCGGCGACACGGTCGCCCCCCCTCGGCCCGGACGACCTGGCCGCGCcactcgatcgctcgctcgccagCCAAAGCCAACGCCGAATCCCGCGGGGAGCGCACCGGTCGTCCCTGTCGTTGAAGCGGTCAGCCGCGGCCGCGCACACCAGcccgcctccttcctcctcctcgccccaCCCAGCGCATATAAATATTTCTCCGGCGCGCGCGCATCGTTTTACATGAGCTCAGCTCCTCCGTCTCCACTCCAAACCTCGCCATTATTCTATTGCTCGCAAGCCCAACAGGGACGcgtctctctgcctcctcgcttCCATCGCACGTAGAGTACTACAAGAAGAAGAGCCGCATCGGGCTGCCCGGTCTGGACTCCCGCGACGACTAGCGAGAGCTGCCTACATATAGCTAGCTTCCAAGGATTGGATTTGGAGGAGAGGCGGCTCGAttccgaggaggaagaagaagctgCAAGAGCACGCAAAGCGGGACGTCTCGTTCTCGTCTCGAGTGGACGCCGAGGGAAAGTGGGAGATTTTGCGGTGAGTGGGTGCGCTTTCTGTTAGCTGTGCTCGAGTGCCTCCGTCCTGTTCTTCCTCCTTTCCGGAAACAACAAATTGGACGAAGAAATTGGTGCCAAAGCGCTAACGATTTTATGCTTTCATCTGTCAACGCAGGCCGCGAATTTGATTGATCGAGTGATGCTCTGGGGCCTTGTCGGCTCATGGCGATCTCGGACACCAGCGGCGGGGCTCGCCACGTGAGGTGCCCCAGGTGCCGCAGCGTCCTCCAGGAGCCCGCCGGCGTCCCCGTGTACCAATGCGGCGGATGCGGCGCCAGCCTCCGAGGTAAATTCGAGCTCCACTCCGGTGATTGGATCTTCGCATTTCCATGTAATTTGTCCCGGGTTTCTGATTGGATTTCGTTTTCTGGTTGCGCAGCGAAACTCCCCGGCGGCGACACGCGCGGCGCGTCCGTCAGCGCTGCTCCGTCCACGGAGAGCGTCCTGCCGTCTCCTCGCCGGAGCCAGGCTCAGAGCGGCCAGTTGGGCGGCTCCGGGGATGTCGCGAGCACCAGTGGCACGACTCCTGACGCTCCGAGCACCAGTGGCACGACTCCTGACGCCCCGAGCACCAGCTACCGAGGCGCCGGCACGACGAGCCGACGCGAGGCCGGTGATCTCACGCCGCCGGTCGTTGAGAGGAAGGGGCGTGATCACCACCGGAGTGCCGATCAGGCGGAAGCTGCTGGCAGTTCTCAACCGCGCATCACAAGGGGTGCGGTCAGTGCTCCCAACGCCAGTGCTGCCCCGTCTTCAGCGAGTGTCCTGCCGTCTCCTCGCCGGAGCCAGACTCAGAGCAGCCACTTTGGCTCCGGGGATGTCGCGAGCACCAGCGCCCCCGCCCCGACTCCTGATGTTCGAACCACCAGCCCCCGGGACGCCGGCACGACAAGCCGACGCGAGACCGGCAGGGCCGTGGGCACGAGCGGCGATCAAACGCCAGCGAGGAAGCATCACTCCTCGGCGCAATCGCCGCCGATCGTCGAGAAGAAGGGGCATGATCACCATCACCGGAGTGCCGATCAGGAGGAAGCTGGTGGCAGCTCCGAACATCGCAGGGGGAGGGGCGCGGTCAGTGCTCCCGCCGccggtgcaaacttcgccgagATGCGAGGTTCAGAGAGGGCACGTGATGCCGAGCCTGAAACTGATGCCGCGAGGAAGAAAAGTCCAAGTCCAAGCAGAGCGGAAGCTGCGCCAATGCCTGATCGCGCCGCGGATTCCCGGTCTGCGCCGGCAGCGGCGAGCTGGAAACGGCGAGACGATGCCGCGGCGGCGCCGGTGCCGGCTGTGACGGAGGAAAAGGCACCGAGCCCTCCTCGGCACGCGCCGCAGAAGATGAGTCCCCTCCACGAGAAGATCCTGAAGACGGTGGACGAGCTCAAAGGCGACCTCTCCGAGCTCTTCAGCCAGCCTCCGGAGGCCAAGCCAAGGACACCATCGCGTCCGCCTCGTCGTCCCAGGCAAGAAGGCCACGCCCCTCACCCGGCCGTCCCTACCAGCAGAGCTCGCCATGCCACCACCGCGGCCGCTCTGCACCACCGCGGCAACGCGGGCAAGCACGGACAGGCTACCCTCCGCGGTCTGCCGTCGCGGCGGTATCGCCGGTGCAGGGCTGACCCGTGCGGCGGCCACGACGCGCGCCCGGCAGGAGCATGCCGGCACAGCTGCTGCGACCACGTCAGGCCTGAGTGCGGCAGCTGCAGGGGGCACTGCTGCCGCCCGTCGAGAGCGCAGGAGCCCGCGCGGCCGGCCGCAGCGGAGGCCAAGAagcgcgcgccgccgccgaggcACCACTGCCGGCCGGTCCTGAAGGGCGCGCCGTTCATCGTCTGCTCCAGCTGCTTCACGCTCGTCCAGGTGCCCGCGGGGTTCGCCGTGGCGAGCGCCAAGGTGCGCGACCTGCGGTGCGGCGCCTGCTCGGCCGTGCTCTCCTACTCCTACCGCGACCCGGACAGGAAGAAGCCCGCCGACGAGTGCAGCACGGCCGGCTCCTCCCCCGCGCGCCACGTCGGCGCGCGGCCGGACCTGTTCTCGTTCATCGAGGACTTCGCGGCGGAGTACGGGGCGAGCAGCTACTCCACCACGGAGGACGAGCAGCCGCTGCACGTGTCGAGGAACTCGTCCTTCGACACCGTCGTCGCGgcgggggaggaggcggcggcggcgcggcggcacAGCCACAGCCTGCACCGTCTCATGGGGTACGGCTCGGCGAGCGAGCTGCTGCTGCGGCGCTCCCCGAGCCTGTACGAGTACGGGAGCCCCGGCAAGAGGTCGACGCCGCCGTCGGACGCCAGCAGGCGGCACGACGACAGGAAGGGGAAGGGTATCTGCGTGGAGGACTTCACCGGCGACGAGGACTCGGACGACAGTTGCACGCTGAGGCGGTCGAACGGGAGAAGATCTGGCTGGACGCCCGGCCACGGGGTTCCGGCGGCGGGAGCCATCAGGATCAGGTAGCGGCAGAGGAGCTCGGCTCGTCGTATATACTGTAGAAAGAAGGTAGTTTCAGTTCAGGCCATGGAATTCTGATGGTATTTTTCGGGTGTTGGAATTCTGATAGACAGAGTGGATTGTTGTTTAGATTTACCGTTTGGTTAGATTGGTGAGGTGGTGTGCACATTTGGTTGATTTCTTCATTTTTGAGTGCAACAATGTTGCAGAAGTGTAGATACTCAGTCTCTCAATGTTGTGATTCTCAGGATAAGGGAAGATCTAGCGAAGATCTTCAGGTCCTTTCTGAAAGTTTTAACTGACCAAGTACAGTTCTAAAATCAAGTTCATTTGTTACATTAACTAGCTGAATGTCTGTAAGTTGCCACGGGGTAACAGAAAAACATACATTGACATATGAGGTTTAATTTGAAAACGTTTGTTGAACATGATGATTATCTTctatcttctatatctaaataacTAGCCTCATTAacatatttctctcaacatgTAAGTATGACACCTCATCATTCAACATGCATAGAAAAGGTCCACCTCAACATGCAACTATGGATATTAAAAATCCACTTCAACATgcaaacatgcatgcatgtaaaATTCCATTCTATTATGGTATTAAATTTAATTCTTATATAATTTTAAAAACTATTATTTCAAATATTTATGTTTCATTTAGCCAAAATCTCACTAAAATACTGCAAAAATATTCCTGCAATAACGTGTGGGGCATCATCTAGTATTTAAATAGTTAGCCCCCATTAAtatatttctctcaacatgcaagcatgccacctCATCATTCAACATGCATGAAAAAGGCTCATCTCAACACGCAACTATGCATAATAAAAATCCACCTCAACATGCAAACATGCATGCATGAAAATTTCACCGTATTATGCTATTTACCTTTAATTCTTATATTCATACAGAACTATTATTCCAAATATTCATGTTTCACATAACCAAAACCTCATTGAAGTATTGCAAAACattcccgcaacaacgtgcggAGCGTCATCTAGTTCATAGAGTGACCAAGTACAACTCTCAACATCTTTCTATCTACTTCTCCCCGGCCACCTCCATCATCTTCATCTGCCTTTGCTCTAGCGTTGTCGTTATTTCACTACAAAAGTCGGTCATCTTTCGTCCTACCATCACATGGGCATCTTTCTAAAATTTTAACAAATCTATGAAACAATCCTCACGAATCCGAATGAGCGATTGTTGTATGTATGATTTACAGATGGAATTGTTGTAGCCTACTCACCTATAATGACATAACATGGCATAATTAAATTTCTAATTTGTAAGTATGAAAGACAcacttagagcatctccaacacgCGCGCTTCGTCTCAGCACGATATAATTCTTTTACATCGTCAAAATAGTTTTTTTATGCGCGGGAGGGACAAAGAGGTTTTTCAGATGCACAAAAACACAACGCCCAATCCGGCAGCCCCACCTGCAGCAGCCCCCACGCACACCTGTACGCTAAAGTTTTTTGTGCGCGCtctggagatgctcttagtgcAATGACATTTTTTTTATCTTGACTCCAACAAAGATACAGTTCGAAATTGCAAGAAACACAAAGGAAAAGATGTATATACATGAAAAAAAAGACTAAAACAAAGATCTGGTTAACTAAAGTATCCTCCTTCCTTGAACTTATTTAGTTTCATTATGCGCACATTGCTACGTAAGGTGATTTGCACTATACAAATTTAAATGTAGCACCTGGTTGGGACGAAACAATAATCATGGTTACTCGTTTGAACCACGTTCCTCCATGGGCACCTCACACACTGCTTATCCCCACAAAGCCATATCCATATGACATCAAATGTGCGTTGCCACGGTATAACAGAAAAATATACATTGAGAGAAAATGTTTTAATTTGAAAACACGTGTTTCAGGATGATTATTCATATAGTGACAAATATCAATTCTGGACGTCTTTCTACCTACTTCTCCCCGGCGACCTCCATCATCTTCATCTACCTTTGCTCTAGTGTTGTCATCATTTCATTGCATAAGTCGGCCATCTTTCACCCTAGCATCAAATGGGCACCTTTCTAATATTTTAACAAATCTATGAAATAATCCTCACGAATCCAAACGAGCGATTGTTGTACGTATGATTTATAGATGGAATTGTTGTAGCCTACTCAACTATAATGACAGATCATAGCATATTAAATTTCCGATTTACAATATGAAAGATGCACTTAGTGCAATGACAACAAAAAAATCTTTACTCCAACAAAGATACAGTTTGAACATGCAAGAAACACGGGGGAAAAGATGTATATATGAAAAAGAAACTAAAACAAATATCTGGTTAACTAAAATCTCCTCCTTCCTTAAACTTATTTAGTTTCATATATGCGCACAATTGCAAAGGGAACATTGGTGCTATTAGTAGTTCAACAACAACGACAATAGAGATGCTAGCAAACACAATATGATATAAGTAAGGCAAGAGACAAAtaaccacaagtagagagttaGGGTTAGCGATAACCGAAACTCCGAAGACAAGAATGTATCCCGACTTCCTTGGAAGGAAGCTAAGTCACCGTTGAAGGGGCAGATGTTACCACGAAGGCTCGCCTATTATCCCCTTGAGATATCACCAAAAAGGCGATTCTCAACCACCGGTGGTACCCCTTGTGGTGGTCTCGAAACCTCCACAAACTATCCGGGGTTAACAACAATGAATGATTCCTCTCCGAAGAACTCCTACCaactaggagtctccaacctccgagagtaacaagatcaatggggaaatgatcaagacttgctcaaatcatGACCTGCTTTGGTCCTAGCTATGCCGAGGCCATGTGTGTGCTCATTGTGTTATGTATCTTCTTGATGCCCCATTTCGTATCAATAAAATCTATCATTTATCGAAAAAAGAGGGAGAAGAAGTGGATCTATCACTTTATGGGGTTTTTCTAAAGAACTCACACAAATGCCTTGGGGGTATGGGTTTTGGTGTAGAGGAAGTGAGAGGGGGCACTTTAGGGGTCTTGGGTGTTTTGAAATGAAGTGGTCGACCCTCTTCCGGAGTGGGAGAGGGGTATATATAGGGAACGCTAAATCCGATCGCTGGAGCTGTCTATGCATTTTAAGTACCGGCCATCCCGTGATTTTCAGCGGACTTCGGGTGATCGGAGATAGTGCACTTATTATACGTAAATGGCGCAAGTTAATAATACCAGTTTCATGTTTTAAACAAGGAGTTTGTATTCTACTTGCTAGAAATATTATTGTAATATTTGTAAAACTTTTTTGAATCCGTGATAGTAGTACTCCTTGAATATTTTGTACCATAACAGAAAAAAATACATTCTTTACACCCAACAACAAATGGTTTATTTTCATCATTTTATATGGAAAACATGTTGCACCAGACAATAATATATTGGGAGGTTCACTACTGAGACATTGACACATTGCTTCTATATGAGCGACTACATTTGATGAGATTTTCTATCATATATGTTCTTTTAGAAAAGTGACATGATGATATAGGTAAACATTTTTGCTGCCCGACATAGGCCTCGGTTGCTACTCAATTATTATGTTACCCTACTATATTACAGGATAACATTTTCCATGGTATGCATGTATGCATTATCATGTTGTTTAAGTACACCAGAGTTTAAAAAACATGTATTTTTTTCTTTCCCTATTTTTTAGTTGGaccatgtgttggggaacgtagcataaattcaaaattttcctacgtgtcaccaagatctatctatggagtcatctagcaacgagggaggagtggatctacatacccttgtagatcgcgcgcggaagcgttcaagagaacggggttgatggagtcgtactcgtcgtgatccaaatcaccgatgatcctagcgccgaacggacggcacctccgcgttcaacacacgtacggaacggagacgtctcccacgccttgatccagcaaggaggagggagaggttgatggagatccagcagcacgacggcgtggtggaagtagcgggattccaacagggcttcgccaagcgctgcaggaggagggagatgtgtcatgggagggagagggaggcgccaggtcttaggtatggttgccctcccttccccccactatatatagggccaagggagagggggagggcgcagccttgccccttcctccaaggaaggtgcggcc contains:
- the LOC125535637 gene encoding protein ENHANCED DISEASE RESISTANCE 4-like isoform X1; the encoded protein is MAISDTSGGARHVRCPRCRSVLQEPAGVPVYQCGGCGASLRAKLPGGDTRGASVSAAPSTESVLPSPRRSQAQSGQLGGSGDVASTSGTTPDAPSTSGTTPDAPSTSYRGAGTTSRREAGDLTPPVVERKGRDHHRSADQAEAAGSSQPRITRGAVSAPNASAAPSSASVLPSPRRSQTQSSHFGSGDVASTSAPAPTPDVRTTSPRDAGTTSRRETGRAVGTSGDQTPARKHHSSAQSPPIVEKKGHDHHHRSADQEEAGGSSEHRRGRGAVSAPAAGANFAEMRGSERARDAEPETDAARKKSPSPSRAEAAPMPDRAADSRSAPAAASWKRRDDAAAAPVPAVTEEKAPSPPRHAPQKMSPLHEKILKTVDELKGDLSELFSQPPEAKPRTPSRPPRRPRQEGHAPHPAVPTSRARHATTAAALHHRGNAGKHGQATLRGLPSRRYRRCRADPCGGHDARPAGACRHSCCDHVRPECGSCRGHCCRPSRAQEPARPAAAEAKKRAPPPRHHCRPVLKGAPFIVCSSCFTLVQVPAGFAVASAKVRDLRCGACSAVLSYSYRDPDRKKPADECSTAGSSPARHVGARPDLFSFIEDFAAEYGASSYSTTEDEQPLHVSRNSSFDTVVAAGEEAAAARRHSHSLHRLMGYGSASELLLRRSPSLYEYGSPGKRSTPPSDASRRHDDRKGKGICVEDFTGDEDSDDSCTLRRSNGRRSGWTPGHGVPAAGAIRIR
- the LOC125535637 gene encoding protein ENHANCED DISEASE RESISTANCE 4-like isoform X2, producing MAISDTSGGARHVRCPRCRSVLQEPAGVPVYQCGGCGASLRAKLPGGDTRGASVSAAPSTESVLPSPRRSQAQSGQLGGSGDVASTSGTTPDAPSTSYRGAGTTSRREAGDLTPPVVERKGRDHHRSADQAEAAGSSQPRITRGAVSAPNASAAPSSASVLPSPRRSQTQSSHFGSGDVASTSAPAPTPDVRTTSPRDAGTTSRRETGRAVGTSGDQTPARKHHSSAQSPPIVEKKGHDHHHRSADQEEAGGSSEHRRGRGAVSAPAAGANFAEMRGSERARDAEPETDAARKKSPSPSRAEAAPMPDRAADSRSAPAAASWKRRDDAAAAPVPAVTEEKAPSPPRHAPQKMSPLHEKILKTVDELKGDLSELFSQPPEAKPRTPSRPPRRPRQEGHAPHPAVPTSRARHATTAAALHHRGNAGKHGQATLRGLPSRRYRRCRADPCGGHDARPAGACRHSCCDHVRPECGSCRGHCCRPSRAQEPARPAAAEAKKRAPPPRHHCRPVLKGAPFIVCSSCFTLVQVPAGFAVASAKVRDLRCGACSAVLSYSYRDPDRKKPADECSTAGSSPARHVGARPDLFSFIEDFAAEYGASSYSTTEDEQPLHVSRNSSFDTVVAAGEEAAAARRHSHSLHRLMGYGSASELLLRRSPSLYEYGSPGKRSTPPSDASRRHDDRKGKGICVEDFTGDEDSDDSCTLRRSNGRRSGWTPGHGVPAAGAIRIR